In the Coturnix japonica isolate 7356 chromosome 6, Coturnix japonica 2.1, whole genome shotgun sequence genome, one interval contains:
- the CTBP2 gene encoding C-terminal-binding protein 2 isoform X1: MALVDKHKVKRQRLDRICEGIRPQIMNGPMHPRPLVALLDGRDCTVEMPILKDLATVAFCDAQSTQEIHEKVLNEAVGAMMYHTITLTREDLEKFKALRIIVRIGSGFDNIDIKAAGELGIAVCNIPSAAVEETADSTVCHVLNLYRRNTWLYQALREGTRVQSVEQIREVASGAARIRGETLGLIGFGRTAQAVAVRAKAFGFNVIFYDPYLQDGIERSLGVQRVYTLQDLLYQSDCVSLHCNLNEHNHHLINDFTIKQMRQGAFLVNTARGGLVDEKALTQALKEGRIRGAALDVHESEPFSFAQGPLKDAPNLICTPHTAWYSEQASLEMREAAATEIRRAITGRIPESLRNCVNKEFFVTTAPWSVIDQQAIHPELNGATYRYPPGMVSVAPGGIPAAMEGIMPGGIPVTHNLPTVAHPSQAPSPNQPTKHGDNREHPNEQ, translated from the exons GTATCCGTCCTCAGATCATGAACGGCCCCATGCACCCCCGGCCCCTGGTGGCACTGCTGGACGGCAGGGACTGCACGGTGGAGATGCCCATTTTGAAGGACTTGGCGACCGTGGCATTCTGTGATGCACAATCAACTCAGGAGATCCACGAGAAG GTATTAAACGAAGCTGTTGGGGCGATGATGTACCACACTATCACTTTAACACGAGAAGACCTGGAGAAATTTAAAGCACTTCGAATAATTGTCCGAATCGGCAGTGGTTTTGATAATATTGACATCAAGGCAGCGGGGGAGCTCG GGATCGCTGTCTGTAACATCCCCTCGGCCGCCGTGGAGGAGACGGCCGACTCCACCGTGTGCCACGTGCTCAACCTCTACCGGCGGAACACGTGGCTGTACCAGGCGCTGCGGGAGGGCACGCGGGTGCAGAGCGTGGAGCAGATCCGGGAGGTGGCCTCTGGTGCTGCACGGATCCGGGGAGAGACGCTCGGCCTCATCGGCTTCG GTCGCACGGCGCAGGCGGTTGCAGTCCGAGCCAAAGCGTTTGGCTTCAACGTGATATTCTACGACCCGTACCTGCAGGATGGGATAGAGCGGTCCCTGGGGGTGCAGCGGGTGTACACGCTCCAGGACCTGCTCTATCAGAGTGACTGCGTCTCGTTGCACTGCAACCTTAACGAACACAACCACCACCTCATCAACGACTTCACGATTAAGCAG ATGAGGCAGGGAGCGTTCCTGGTGAACACAGCACGTGGCGGGCTGGTGGATGAGAAGGCCTTAACTCAAGCCCTGAAGGAGGGTCGGATACGAGGGGCTGCCCTCGACGTGCACGAGTCGGAACCCTTCAG TTTTGCCCAAGGCCCGTTGAAAGATGCTCCTAATTTAATCTGCACCCCGCACACGGCCTGGTACAGCGAGCAGGCGTCGCTGGAGATGAGAGAAGCTGCTGCTACTGAAATCCGGCGTGCGATCACAG GGCGCATCCCAGAAAGCCTAAGGAACTGCGTGAACAAGGAATTCTTTGTCACAACAGCTCCGTGGTCAGTAATAGATCAGCAGGCGATCCATCCAGAGCTCAATGGTGCCACATACAG GTACCCGCCCGGGATGGTCAGCGTGGCTCCAGGAGGGATCCCAGCAGCCATGGAGGGCATCATGCCCGGGGGAATCCCTGTGACTCACAACCTCCCCACGGTGGCACATCCTTCCCAAGCTCCATCTCCAAACCAGCCCACAAAACACGGCGACAACAGGGAACATCCCAACGAGCAATAG